The proteins below are encoded in one region of Sphingopyxis sp. YR583:
- the ilvN gene encoding acetolactate synthase small subunit, translating into MKIKTEAGERHVLAITVDNEAGVLAKITGLFTARGYNIESLTVADISSDHALSRITIVTNGPPPIIDQIIAQLDRLVPVHRVVDLNDAGEAHVEREIALVKVAGTGDKRIEALRMADVFRAKVVDTTLTSFIFEITGNSDKVDRFIALMRECGLVEVGRTGVVAIARGSEAL; encoded by the coding sequence ATGAAAATCAAGACCGAAGCCGGCGAGCGCCATGTGCTCGCCATCACCGTCGATAACGAAGCCGGGGTGCTCGCCAAGATAACCGGGCTGTTCACCGCGCGCGGCTATAATATCGAAAGCCTGACCGTGGCCGACATCAGTTCGGATCATGCGCTGTCGCGCATCACCATCGTCACCAATGGCCCGCCGCCGATCATCGACCAGATCATCGCGCAGCTCGACCGGCTCGTTCCCGTGCACCGCGTCGTCGATCTCAACGATGCAGGCGAAGCGCATGTCGAACGCGAAATCGCGCTCGTGAAGGTCGCGGGCACCGGCGACAAGCGGATCGAGGCGCTGCGCATGGCCGACGTCTTCCGCGCCAAGGTGGTCGACACGACGCTCACCAGCTTCATCTTCGAAATCACCGGGAACAGCGACAAGGTCGACCGCTTCATCGCGTTGATGCGCGAATGCGGGCTGGTCGAGGTCGGCCGCACCGGCGTCGTCGCCATCGCCCGCGGGTCGGAGGCGCTGTAA
- the ilvC gene encoding ketol-acid reductoisomerase has protein sequence MQVYYDRDADQDLIKGKKVAVLGYGSQGHAHAQNLRDSGVREVAIALRPGSATAKKAEGAGFKVLSNKEAAEWADVIMIAAPDEHQAKIYADDLADNMKPGAALAFAHGLNVHFGLIEPRADIDVFMIAPKGPGHTVRSEYQRGGGVPCLIAIDQDTTGNAKALALSYASAVGGGRSGIIETTFKEECETDLFGEQVVLCGGVTHLIQAGFETLVEAGYAPEMAYFECLHETKLIVDLLYEGGIANMRYSISNTAEYGDIKTGPRIITEETKAEMKRVLADITSGRFVKDFVLDNQAGQPELKASRKAAAAHPIEKTGAELRAMMPWIAKNKLVDKNVN, from the coding sequence ATGCAGGTTTATTACGATCGCGACGCCGACCAGGATCTGATCAAGGGCAAGAAGGTCGCCGTCCTCGGTTATGGCAGCCAGGGTCATGCGCATGCGCAGAACCTCCGCGACAGCGGCGTGCGCGAAGTCGCGATCGCGCTGCGTCCCGGTTCGGCTACCGCGAAAAAGGCTGAAGGCGCGGGCTTCAAGGTGCTTTCGAACAAGGAAGCCGCCGAATGGGCCGACGTCATCATGATCGCCGCCCCCGACGAGCATCAGGCGAAAATCTACGCCGATGACCTCGCCGACAATATGAAGCCCGGCGCCGCGCTCGCCTTCGCGCACGGCCTCAACGTCCATTTCGGCCTCATCGAACCGCGCGCGGACATCGACGTCTTCATGATCGCGCCCAAGGGCCCCGGCCACACGGTGCGCAGCGAATATCAGCGCGGCGGCGGCGTCCCCTGCCTGATCGCGATCGATCAGGACACGACCGGCAATGCCAAGGCGCTCGCCCTCTCCTACGCCTCGGCGGTCGGCGGCGGCCGCAGCGGCATCATCGAAACCACCTTCAAGGAAGAGTGCGAAACCGACCTCTTCGGCGAACAGGTGGTGCTCTGCGGCGGCGTCACCCACCTTATCCAGGCGGGTTTCGAAACGCTGGTCGAGGCGGGTTACGCCCCCGAAATGGCCTATTTCGAGTGCCTCCACGAAACCAAGCTGATCGTCGACCTCCTCTATGAAGGCGGTATCGCGAACATGCGCTACTCGATCTCGAACACCGCCGAATATGGCGACATCAAGACGGGCCCGCGCATCATCACCGAAGAAACCAAGGCCGAAATGAAGCGCGTCCTCGCCGACATCACGTCGGGCCGCTTCGTGAAGGACTTCGTGCTCGACAATCAGGCCGGCCAGCCCGAGCTGAAGGCCAGCCGCAAGGCCGCCGCCGCGCACCCGATCGAAAAGACCGGCGCCGAACTGCGCGCGATGATGCCGTGGATCGCGAAGAACAAGCTGGTCGACAAGAACGTCAACTGA